A single window of Rhinoraja longicauda isolate Sanriku21f chromosome 29, sRhiLon1.1, whole genome shotgun sequence DNA harbors:
- the LOC144607777 gene encoding interferon a3-like, with amino-acid sequence MWLHRSWVGHLSRQCGTERRSLETKPLELVKLSMGVHAQDRIAIVHQTLHHLRRIYSMNLSSVTWVQATVEHFTLLLDRQLRELEVCVMKARTGSRARKNATILKYFKDLTKFLKQKGFSDCAWEITYAETRAHLQQLLLIMATISKEH; translated from the exons ATGTGGCTTCACCGCagttgg GTTGGCCACCTCTCCCGACAGTGTGGGACTGAGCGACGGTCGTTGGAAACCAAACCCTTGGAGCTGGTGAAACTTTCCATGGGGGTTCAT GCCCAGGACAGGATCGCGATTGTCCATCAAACACTGCATCACCTCCGCAGGATCTACAGCATGAACCTGAGCTCAGTAACGTGGGTCCAGGCCACAGTGGAACACTTCACACTTCTCTTGGATCGGCAGCTGAGAGAGCTGGAAGTCTGTGTCATGAAAGCAAGGACAGGGTCCAGGGCAAGGAAAAATGCCAcaattcttaaatattttaagGATCTGACAAAGTTTCTGAAACAGAAG GGATTCAGTGACTGTGCCTGGGAAATAACCTACGCTGAGACCAGGGCACATTTACAACAGCTCCTTCTCATCATGGCAACAATCAGCAAGGAACACTGA
- the LOC144607803 gene encoding interferon alpha-1-like, with product MWLHRSWVGHLSRQCGTERRSLETKPLELVKLSMGVHAQDRIAIVHQTLHHLRRIYSMKLSSVTWVQATVEHFTLLLDRQLRELEVCVMKARTGSRARKNATILKYFKDLTKFLKQKGFSDCAWEITYAETRAHLQQLLLIMATISREH from the exons ATGTGGCTTCACCGCagttgg GTTGGCCACCTCTCCCGACAGTGTGGGACTGAGCGACGGTCGTTGGAAACCAAACCCTTGGAGCTGGTGAAACTTTCCATGGGGGTTCAT GCCCAGGACAGGATCGCGATTGTCCATCAAACACTGCATCACCTCCGCAGGATCTACAGCATGAAGCTGAGCTCAGTAACGTGGGTCCAGGCCACAGTGGAACACTTCACACTTCTCTTGGATCGGCAGCTGAGAGAGCTGGAAGTCTGTGTCATGAAAGCAAGGACAGGGTCCAGGGCAAGGAAAAATGCCAcaattcttaaatattttaagGATCTGACAAAGTTTCTGAAACAGAAG GGATTCAGTGACTGTGCCTGGGAAATAACCTACGCTGAGACCAGGGCACATTTACAACAGCTCCTTCTCATCATGGCAACAATCAGCAGGGAACACTGA